Proteins encoded within one genomic window of Flavobacterium gilvum:
- a CDS encoding GH92 family glycosyl hydrolase — protein MKLNVFTVFFFLFVVKGYSQNVLWQIGKQDNSATEFALAPAGKDNYLASFGGEKSIYSVGYSTPEKNWAYVLPGPLDGWAGGGYWAGFYPRHFPRITFNAKQLDTKSVYKLVLDFVDVNKNNSPTLRVEVNGHRQEIKLPSGNGKALTEKESDGKRASVTFEIKGEWLKKGLNIIQMGIVEGNWAVFDDIRMEGKKIDLETATSSLILSAKAAPFEINKEKKRIQPLLVDIVQMDKDATIEVSINGLPSVSKKIETGNSIIEIPMPAIVGNQKVPASVVIKSENKTVYSGTIIRSKQPLQTVSDYVDGLIGTGNSRWMFKPGPSLPLSMVQIAPDNQDETWKSGYEYTVENIMGFSHFSDWTMCGLLTMPTTGKLQVNTGTEKNPDSGYRSRIDKKLESAKIGKYSVFMTDTKIKAEITATRRASLQRYTFPQSDSARIIVDMFTPNEYPHNLKEAKITKVSNNQIEGYATYFNAFTGYSLEQLYTIHFVMQFSKPFDSMGSWTNNEIPPVTGYIGEWKRTHEFATEPKIQMNTASVEGKGDLGVFLNFKTKKGETIEVRTGVSLVDLAGAKNNLQKEITEPFGWDFEKVVQNARTIWNDYLGRVQIETDDYLQKVKFYTNMYRALSAKAIWSDIDGRFVDENEKICQLKNPDDCIVSGEYWNTFWNNQQLFNLVTPEISSKWARSAIELYKNSGWMNTDPAGVEHTGVMVATHGVSQVMGAWQSGIRDFDLNIAFEGFKKMLTTKPQKYEGGGTVGVEDIEAYMKYGYVPLKIGSASNTMEYAYDDYCLSQMALALNKKEDCDYFLKRSENWKNIFDAATGFARPKDKDGNWLTPFDPYHTPGFVEGNSFNYTWFVPHNPTELVNEMGKDRFVSRLNEAMEKSALANFNASGDNFSAFPINHGNEPAMEVSYLFNWAGQPWLTQKWARAIQEQYYGTTPYDAYPGDEDLGQMSSWYVMSAIGLFQMDGGCSATPIYEIGSPRFENTTVYFGGKYNRGDKLIIEAKNASKENKYIQWAKWNGQSISDFRILQSDILKGGKLELEMGREPNKSWGTKP, from the coding sequence ATGAAGTTAAATGTTTTTACAGTTTTTTTCTTTTTGTTTGTTGTAAAAGGTTATTCGCAAAATGTGCTTTGGCAAATTGGTAAACAAGACAATAGTGCTACAGAATTTGCATTGGCTCCAGCCGGAAAAGACAATTATTTGGCAAGTTTCGGTGGAGAGAAAAGTATTTACTCAGTAGGATATTCAACTCCCGAAAAGAATTGGGCTTATGTTCTGCCAGGACCTTTGGATGGTTGGGCAGGAGGTGGTTATTGGGCTGGATTTTACCCACGTCATTTCCCTAGAATTACTTTTAATGCCAAACAATTGGATACGAAATCAGTTTATAAATTGGTTTTGGATTTTGTCGATGTAAACAAAAATAATTCGCCAACTCTGAGAGTTGAGGTAAACGGTCACCGTCAGGAAATTAAGTTGCCTTCCGGAAATGGAAAAGCCCTGACAGAAAAGGAATCAGATGGAAAAAGAGCAAGTGTTACTTTTGAAATAAAAGGGGAATGGCTGAAAAAAGGCTTGAACATAATCCAAATGGGAATTGTCGAAGGTAATTGGGCTGTTTTTGATGACATCCGAATGGAAGGAAAAAAAATCGATTTGGAAACAGCAACTTCGTCATTAATTCTTTCGGCAAAAGCGGCTCCTTTTGAAATAAATAAAGAAAAAAAGCGTATCCAGCCACTTTTGGTTGATATTGTCCAAATGGATAAAGATGCCACAATTGAAGTGTCAATAAATGGACTGCCTTCGGTTTCGAAAAAAATTGAAACAGGAAACAGCATCATCGAAATTCCGATGCCGGCAATTGTTGGGAACCAAAAAGTTCCAGCTTCTGTTGTGATAAAATCTGAAAACAAAACAGTTTATTCGGGTACTATTATTCGTTCTAAACAGCCATTGCAAACTGTATCCGACTATGTTGACGGATTAATAGGAACCGGAAATTCACGCTGGATGTTTAAACCCGGCCCCTCTCTGCCTTTGTCAATGGTGCAAATAGCTCCCGACAATCAGGATGAAACATGGAAATCAGGTTACGAATATACGGTTGAAAATATCATGGGTTTCAGTCATTTTTCGGATTGGACAATGTGCGGATTACTGACCATGCCAACAACGGGAAAATTACAGGTGAATACTGGAACGGAGAAAAATCCCGATTCGGGTTACCGTTCTCGTATTGATAAAAAATTGGAATCGGCGAAAATTGGAAAATACAGCGTTTTTATGACCGATACGAAAATTAAAGCCGAAATTACGGCTACCCGTCGCGCTTCTTTGCAGCGCTATACTTTTCCACAGTCTGATTCGGCACGAATTATAGTGGACATGTTTACGCCAAATGAATATCCTCATAATTTGAAAGAAGCAAAAATTACTAAAGTTTCCAATAATCAAATCGAAGGTTATGCTACTTATTTTAACGCTTTCACAGGTTATTCATTGGAACAACTTTATACAATTCATTTTGTGATGCAATTTAGCAAACCATTCGATTCTATGGGAAGCTGGACCAATAACGAAATCCCTCCCGTGACAGGATACATAGGTGAATGGAAAAGAACTCATGAATTTGCAACTGAGCCCAAAATTCAAATGAATACCGCTTCGGTGGAAGGGAAAGGAGATTTGGGTGTTTTTCTGAATTTCAAAACAAAAAAAGGAGAGACAATTGAAGTGCGTACTGGAGTTTCTTTGGTTGATTTGGCTGGCGCCAAAAACAATCTTCAAAAAGAAATTACTGAACCTTTTGGTTGGGATTTTGAAAAAGTAGTTCAAAATGCAAGAACAATTTGGAATGATTATTTGGGACGTGTTCAGATTGAAACGGACGATTATTTGCAAAAAGTAAAATTCTATACCAATATGTACAGAGCCTTGTCTGCAAAAGCAATTTGGTCTGATATTGATGGGCGATTTGTAGATGAAAATGAAAAAATTTGTCAGCTCAAAAACCCAGATGATTGTATAGTGAGTGGCGAATATTGGAATACCTTTTGGAACAATCAACAGTTGTTTAATTTGGTTACTCCCGAAATTTCTTCAAAATGGGCGCGCTCCGCAATCGAATTGTATAAAAACAGTGGTTGGATGAATACCGATCCAGCAGGTGTAGAACACACAGGAGTGATGGTGGCAACTCATGGCGTTTCGCAGGTGATGGGTGCTTGGCAAAGCGGTATTCGTGATTTTGATTTAAATATTGCTTTTGAAGGATTTAAAAAAATGCTTACCACCAAACCGCAAAAATACGAAGGAGGCGGAACAGTTGGCGTCGAAGATATCGAAGCCTATATGAAGTATGGGTATGTCCCTTTGAAGATAGGTTCGGCATCCAATACAATGGAATATGCGTATGATGATTATTGCTTGTCGCAAATGGCATTGGCATTGAACAAAAAAGAGGACTGTGATTATTTTTTGAAACGCTCCGAAAATTGGAAAAATATATTTGACGCAGCAACGGGGTTTGCAAGGCCAAAAGACAAAGATGGAAATTGGTTAACGCCATTTGACCCCTATCATACTCCGGGCTTTGTCGAAGGAAATTCGTTTAATTACACTTGGTTTGTTCCGCATAATCCAACAGAATTGGTAAACGAAATGGGGAAAGATCGTTTTGTTTCCCGATTGAATGAGGCAATGGAAAAATCGGCATTGGCTAATTTTAATGCTTCCGGTGACAACTTCTCGGCCTTCCCAATCAATCATGGAAATGAACCTGCTATGGAAGTTTCGTATTTATTTAATTGGGCAGGTCAACCTTGGCTAACTCAAAAATGGGCACGTGCCATTCAGGAGCAATATTATGGAACAACTCCTTATGATGCCTATCCCGGAGACGAAGATTTAGGGCAAATGAGCAGTTGGTATGTAATGAGTGCCATTGGACTGTTTCAAATGGATGGTGGTTGTTCTGCAACACCAATTTATGAAATAGGAAGCCCAAGATTCGAAAACACAACTGTTTATTTTGGAGGGAAATACAACCGCGGAGATAAATTAATTATTGAAGCCAAAAATGCTTCCAAAGAAAATAAATACATTCAATGGGCAAAATGGAACGGACAATCAATATCTGATTTCAGGATTTTGCAATCAGATATTCTAAAAGGTGGAAAATTAGAGTTGGAAATGGGAAGGGAACCCAATAAAAGTTGGGGAACAAAACCGTAA
- a CDS encoding SGNH/GDSL hydrolase family protein, translating to MKRFFLMIILFLGIQNQCLAQPYAIPANVKKIVVLGNSITYAGYYVSCIDAYLRLQYPERHFEIINVGLPSETVSGLSEPDHAGGKFPRPDLHERLDRVLNKLKPDLVFACYGMNDGIYLPFDNERFQKYQEGINWLHEQVVQSGAAIIHVTPPVYDERKGKAYANVLDIYSDWVISNRYTNNWNVIDIHWPMKKYLEDQRIKDATFKFAADGIHPDNLGHFIIAKQILLNLGETKVATASDMKEVLSGYKNGDSIFQLIEKEQAIRKDAYLTFTGHKRPGMNVGLPLPEAEKQVTDIEKQIQNLVKN from the coding sequence ATGAAACGTTTCTTTTTAATGATAATTCTTTTTTTAGGAATTCAAAATCAATGTTTGGCTCAGCCTTATGCTATTCCGGCCAATGTAAAGAAAATCGTTGTTTTAGGAAATAGTATTACTTATGCAGGTTATTATGTATCCTGTATAGACGCTTACCTTCGTCTACAATATCCCGAAAGGCATTTCGAAATAATTAATGTGGGTTTGCCTAGTGAAACAGTTTCTGGTTTATCTGAACCTGATCATGCTGGAGGGAAATTTCCTCGCCCTGATTTACACGAACGTCTGGATCGTGTTTTAAATAAATTAAAACCCGATTTAGTATTTGCATGTTATGGAATGAATGATGGTATTTATCTCCCTTTTGACAATGAGAGATTTCAAAAATACCAAGAAGGAATAAATTGGTTACATGAACAGGTAGTACAATCTGGTGCTGCCATAATACACGTTACACCTCCTGTCTATGATGAGCGAAAAGGGAAAGCCTATGCCAATGTGTTGGATATTTATTCAGATTGGGTAATTAGTAATCGCTATACCAATAATTGGAACGTGATTGATATTCATTGGCCAATGAAAAAATATTTAGAAGATCAACGTATTAAGGATGCAACGTTTAAGTTTGCTGCAGATGGTATACATCCAGACAATCTTGGACATTTTATTATAGCAAAACAGATTCTTTTAAATTTGGGTGAAACAAAGGTTGCAACTGCTTCAGATATGAAAGAGGTTTTATCAGGATATAAAAACGGGGATTCCATTTTTCAATTAATAGAGAAAGAACAGGCCATCAGGAAAGATGCTTATTTAACATTTACGGGACACAAACGACCAGGCATGAATGTCGGTCTTCCATTACCTGAAGCTGAAAAACAAGTTACGGATATTGAAAAACAAATACAAAATCTTGTCAAAAATTAA
- a CDS encoding DUF2264 domain-containing protein, with amino-acid sequence MNKQIIAFLFSFLFLGGIFNYNANAQKSKVSKTAVITGQQDREYWSNLLYKMASPVILNLANSTLKKNMPIEKNSDYGLNAEKVTYLEAVGRTMAGVAPWLALPDDNTKEGKMRKELRTALLKGIANGVDPSNPDYLNFRTENQPIVDAAYMAQAFLRAPKALWEPLDSVTKKRVAEEFKALRTRTGAYNNWLLFAGINEAFLMSIGEQADPVRLQYAQKKITEWYVGDGWYSDGPSFSLDYYNSYVIHPMLVDFYKVLATKDKVKEEDYALALKRMIRYSEFTERFISPEGTYPAFGRSSTYRTAAFQALGQVALMEKLPEYIKPAQVRCAISAVMHRMYDQCNNFDSNGWLVLGFCGSQPLIADVYTSTGSLYMATLGFLPLGLPADNQFWTDPASDWTSKKAWSSQPFKKDYHVEY; translated from the coding sequence ATGAACAAACAAATAATCGCTTTCTTATTCTCCTTCCTTTTTTTAGGTGGGATATTTAATTATAATGCAAATGCCCAAAAGAGCAAAGTGTCTAAAACGGCGGTAATAACTGGACAGCAGGATCGAGAATATTGGAGTAATTTGTTGTATAAAATGGCTTCGCCAGTAATACTCAATTTGGCGAATAGTACGTTAAAGAAAAATATGCCAATAGAAAAGAATTCTGATTATGGATTGAATGCTGAAAAAGTAACATACCTAGAAGCCGTTGGCCGTACTATGGCCGGAGTGGCTCCATGGTTGGCTTTGCCAGATGATAATACTAAGGAAGGAAAGATGCGTAAAGAGTTGCGTACCGCTTTGTTGAAAGGTATTGCTAATGGAGTAGATCCTTCTAATCCCGATTATTTGAATTTTAGAACAGAAAATCAACCCATTGTTGATGCTGCTTATATGGCTCAAGCATTTTTAAGAGCACCAAAAGCATTATGGGAACCTTTGGATTCTGTAACCAAGAAAAGAGTGGCCGAAGAGTTTAAAGCGCTTCGTACCAGAACAGGTGCTTACAATAATTGGCTGCTGTTTGCAGGTATCAACGAAGCTTTTTTAATGAGTATTGGCGAACAAGCTGATCCAGTACGTCTTCAATACGCACAAAAGAAAATTACGGAATGGTATGTAGGAGATGGATGGTATAGTGATGGGCCTAGCTTTAGCCTCGATTATTACAATAGTTATGTTATTCACCCAATGCTTGTTGATTTTTATAAAGTATTGGCAACAAAAGACAAGGTTAAAGAGGAGGATTATGCGCTCGCTTTGAAACGCATGATTCGTTATTCTGAATTTACAGAGCGTTTTATTAGTCCCGAAGGAACTTATCCGGCATTTGGTCGTTCCAGCACCTACCGTACTGCTGCATTTCAGGCGTTGGGACAAGTGGCATTAATGGAAAAACTGCCTGAATACATTAAGCCCGCACAGGTTCGTTGCGCTATAAGCGCAGTGATGCATCGTATGTATGATCAATGCAATAATTTTGACAGCAATGGTTGGTTGGTATTAGGTTTTTGTGGTTCGCAACCTTTGATTGCAGATGTATATACTTCAACCGGAAGTTTATACATGGCTACATTAGGATTTTTACCGCTGGGCTTGCCGGCCGATAATCAATTCTGGACGGATCCAGCTTCTGACTGGACTTCAAAAAAAGCATGGAGCAGCCAACCGTTTAAGAAGGATTATCACGTTGAATATTAA
- a CDS encoding polysaccharide lyase family 8 super-sandwich domain-containing protein: MKKLFFVLCAMNVVLSGQAQEAERKVAYDNYVKYSTLATTVKDAEKEVSIKKYREGFNKSPYRYAQLANEMKKSSQECLALLGEDGQFTDLASQEKRIVDEKILLNKGELQREVIAPVVSEAIDRLWKIADAYRLGQMKEKEALADKFYKAIIRYGNLETGRNNTAPRFHASCFLIPTAAVNIYFSLLKQMDEVEAGKSKNPLQKDACVLLKELALQSWTQPFRNDATDNNVAQIERFRNHVWWVGGNALAYRSLLPTAFMYKSIPMIDLLSEVCQRGISQTSQATYNESFWIEGFTADGAGWGHGKQSLVWGYPIDGGNNALKMLVMLKGSPWEKKLIPENKETLINFFRGGSWYHYKGYELPCLGRGSFYMKGGSGTIPSLGLAESLMNDWKTSFTDSEQKEIEQFIQEAKTKVINMPQFEGGAYSGTRWFFNNDDLMKKNPDYHIMVNMASSRCDGIESAPDFADAYNFFDCDGMTFFQRNGSEYKSVYGGWDITASPGVTAREGMDKIKPVTNWRGYNSKFNFAGAATSGGENAVAGFVFEKENASDKEGVNDKGNNKNANECIYGVQAHKAYFMQGDYLIALGAGVNNLRPEMEGTIRTTIDQTARENDVLVFENDSWQKVKPGVQSFFDKGQPVWVKQQDKFAYTVLPQYSKSAYYTCETKKADWIKMNVTNKSVKDLPSSVDIFRLWIDHGREVKNDTYGYVVYCGKENPTATLPFVVLQNDTSIQAVKSLDNKLYQAVFYDGNAVFNQQGVNVSVSNPCIVQIELKGNEYVATVQDPQMNKDLKQITVTINNKSLVFELPQGKLSGKPVVQKLSF; this comes from the coding sequence ATGAAAAAACTGTTTTTTGTTTTATGCGCAATGAATGTTGTCCTTAGTGGCCAAGCACAAGAAGCAGAGCGTAAAGTGGCTTATGACAATTATGTAAAATATTCGACGCTAGCCACGACGGTTAAGGATGCGGAAAAAGAAGTCTCTATAAAAAAGTATCGAGAGGGTTTCAATAAGTCTCCTTATCGTTATGCTCAACTGGCGAATGAAATGAAAAAAAGCAGTCAGGAATGTCTTGCCTTGCTTGGCGAAGATGGTCAATTTACCGATTTGGCATCGCAGGAAAAGAGGATTGTAGATGAAAAAATATTGCTTAACAAAGGGGAACTGCAAAGGGAAGTGATTGCTCCTGTGGTATCAGAAGCAATTGACCGCCTTTGGAAAATTGCTGATGCATATCGTCTTGGTCAAATGAAAGAAAAAGAGGCGTTGGCTGATAAATTTTACAAAGCCATTATTCGCTATGGTAATCTGGAAACAGGCCGTAATAATACAGCTCCGAGGTTTCACGCCTCTTGTTTTCTTATTCCTACGGCGGCAGTGAATATTTATTTTTCGTTGCTGAAGCAAATGGATGAGGTAGAAGCTGGTAAGAGCAAGAATCCATTACAGAAAGATGCCTGTGTATTATTGAAAGAACTGGCCTTGCAGAGCTGGACACAGCCTTTCCGCAACGATGCAACTGATAACAACGTGGCGCAGATTGAGCGTTTCCGCAACCATGTTTGGTGGGTAGGAGGGAATGCGCTGGCATATCGTTCATTATTGCCTACAGCATTTATGTACAAGTCAATTCCCATGATTGATTTGTTGTCCGAAGTCTGTCAAAGAGGTATCAGTCAGACTTCCCAAGCAACTTATAATGAATCGTTTTGGATAGAAGGATTTACTGCCGATGGCGCCGGATGGGGACATGGTAAGCAGAGTTTGGTCTGGGGTTATCCCATCGATGGGGGAAACAATGCTTTGAAGATGTTGGTGATGTTGAAAGGTTCTCCTTGGGAAAAGAAATTAATACCCGAAAATAAAGAAACCTTAATCAATTTTTTCAGGGGAGGTAGTTGGTATCACTACAAAGGGTATGAATTGCCTTGTTTGGGCAGGGGTTCGTTCTATATGAAAGGAGGAAGTGGTACTATTCCTTCTTTGGGCTTGGCAGAAAGTTTGATGAATGACTGGAAAACTTCCTTTACAGATTCCGAACAAAAAGAAATAGAACAATTCATACAGGAAGCTAAAACAAAAGTTATTAATATGCCACAATTTGAAGGTGGTGCTTATAGCGGTACTCGATGGTTTTTTAATAACGACGACCTGATGAAGAAGAACCCCGATTATCACATTATGGTAAACATGGCTTCTAGCAGGTGCGATGGAATTGAAAGTGCCCCGGATTTTGCAGATGCTTACAATTTCTTCGACTGCGACGGGATGACTTTTTTCCAGCGCAATGGTTCAGAATATAAAAGTGTTTATGGAGGTTGGGATATTACTGCTTCTCCCGGCGTTACCGCCCGTGAAGGAATGGACAAAATCAAACCGGTTACCAACTGGAGAGGGTATAACAGCAAATTTAATTTTGCTGGAGCTGCTACTTCTGGAGGAGAAAATGCGGTGGCTGGTTTTGTTTTTGAAAAAGAGAACGCTTCAGACAAAGAGGGTGTGAACGATAAAGGGAATAATAAAAATGCAAACGAATGTATTTATGGAGTACAGGCGCATAAAGCCTATTTTATGCAGGGCGATTATCTGATTGCTTTGGGAGCTGGCGTCAATAATCTTCGTCCTGAAATGGAAGGAACAATTCGCACCACCATTGATCAAACGGCCAGAGAGAATGATGTACTAGTATTCGAAAATGATTCATGGCAAAAAGTGAAACCAGGTGTTCAATCCTTTTTTGATAAAGGTCAGCCTGTTTGGGTAAAGCAACAGGATAAATTTGCTTATACTGTTTTGCCACAATATAGCAAGAGTGCCTATTATACTTGCGAAACAAAAAAAGCTGATTGGATAAAAATGAATGTTACTAATAAATCAGTAAAAGATTTACCCTCCAGTGTAGATATTTTTAGACTTTGGATAGATCATGGTCGTGAGGTTAAAAATGATACTTACGGTTATGTAGTATATTGCGGAAAAGAGAACCCGACTGCAACATTGCCATTTGTTGTATTGCAAAACGATACGTCAATACAGGCAGTAAAATCATTGGATAACAAATTGTATCAGGCTGTTTTTTATGATGGGAACGCTGTGTTTAATCAACAAGGGGTTAATGTTTCTGTTTCCAATCCCTGTATTGTACAAATAGAATTGAAAGGCAATGAATATGTAGCTACGGTTCAGGATCCGCAAATGAACAAAGACCTGAAACAAATTACGGTTACCATCAACAATAAATCACTTGTGTTCGAATTGCCACAGGGAAAATTGTCGGGAAAACCGGTGGTGCAAAAACTAAGTTTCTAA
- a CDS encoding glycoside hydrolase family 3 N-terminal domain-containing protein: MKFSSPIALSAVIVSLLFSGVVTAQTKSEGKILPYKNPALPVEKRVNDLIARMTLEEKVYQMCALRLGDGDEIFKSSGVYSIDYIRQQMKSHGTGHISCPTTDMDAAKGVKTVNEIQKVAVEETRLGIPTLINDEALHGVKGFGATTYPQSIALSCTWDLPLMKKITDAIGKEAYSRGIRQALSPVLDLARDPRHGRMEETYGEDPYLASRFAVEFIKNVQQNGVICTPKHFAANFVPSNGLDAANVSLSERELREIHLVPYKAAVTEAHAKSLMAAYNAIDGVPCHANKWLLTDILRKEWGFTGYTVSDWSGVVHTMGMHKIAESKGEAAVICAKAGLDVDLPRYKAYVELVDEVKKGNIDQSVIDESVKRILRVKFEMGLFEHPYIEDTTQATKLCNAPEFRALAKKAAEESIVLLKNKNNVLPIAATAKSIAVIGPNANVAQLGGYSSAGVPSVSPVDGIKNIFGSTATIRYAKGCTLTGTDKTGFDEAVNIAKQSDITVLVMGGQYSVTGGESQDRIDLNLMGVQEELIKTISSLGKPVIVVLDDSRPVTMLNWIDKVDAVLQMFPAGEEGGNALAEILAGKVNPSGKTTVTIPRHTGQIPLTQITRPYGREGSVAEYPETKVNGIVSKDRYYCLYPFGFGLSYTTFQYGGIKFAKDKFSIDEKIELSVNITNTGSRDGDEIVQLYFTNLHTKHITQAPRQLRAFQRVSIPAGGTQTVTFTLNSSDLSYLDENLKPKVDAGDFEIFVGGNSVDGVTNKFTLVSKK, encoded by the coding sequence ATGAAATTTTCATCACCAATTGCATTGTCAGCAGTTATTGTTTCTTTGCTTTTTAGCGGAGTGGTTACTGCACAAACAAAGTCTGAAGGTAAAATTTTACCTTATAAGAACCCTGCTCTTCCAGTTGAGAAGCGAGTAAACGATCTAATTGCCCGAATGACTCTCGAAGAAAAAGTATACCAAATGTGTGCTTTGCGTTTGGGAGATGGAGACGAAATATTCAAAAGCAGTGGGGTATACTCCATCGATTATATCCGTCAGCAAATGAAATCCCACGGTACGGGTCATATTAGTTGTCCTACAACCGATATGGATGCTGCGAAAGGAGTTAAAACGGTCAATGAAATTCAAAAAGTTGCCGTTGAAGAAACAAGATTAGGTATTCCTACTCTTATAAATGATGAGGCTTTGCATGGAGTAAAAGGTTTTGGTGCTACTACTTACCCTCAGTCTATTGCACTTTCTTGTACATGGGACTTACCACTCATGAAAAAAATAACAGATGCCATCGGAAAAGAAGCTTATAGTCGAGGTATAAGACAGGCATTGAGCCCGGTACTTGATTTGGCAAGGGATCCACGTCATGGGAGAATGGAAGAAACGTATGGGGAAGATCCTTATTTGGCTTCCCGTTTTGCTGTTGAATTTATCAAGAATGTACAACAAAATGGAGTTATCTGCACGCCAAAACACTTTGCTGCAAATTTTGTGCCTTCCAATGGGTTGGATGCAGCTAATGTTTCATTGAGCGAAAGAGAACTAAGAGAAATTCATTTGGTTCCTTATAAAGCTGCTGTAACCGAAGCCCATGCAAAATCGTTAATGGCTGCCTACAACGCTATAGATGGAGTACCCTGCCATGCCAATAAATGGCTGCTTACCGATATATTGAGGAAAGAATGGGGGTTTACAGGCTATACAGTGTCGGATTGGAGTGGAGTAGTTCATACCATGGGCATGCACAAAATAGCGGAATCAAAGGGAGAGGCAGCTGTGATATGTGCCAAGGCAGGTTTGGATGTTGATTTACCTAGATACAAAGCTTATGTAGAATTAGTAGATGAGGTTAAAAAAGGAAATATTGACCAATCGGTAATTGATGAAAGCGTAAAACGAATTCTGCGTGTAAAATTTGAGATGGGACTGTTCGAACATCCGTATATTGAGGATACCACTCAGGCTACCAAATTATGTAATGCTCCTGAGTTTAGAGCATTGGCAAAAAAAGCAGCAGAAGAAAGTATTGTATTGTTGAAAAATAAAAACAATGTATTGCCAATCGCAGCGACAGCTAAGAGTATAGCTGTTATCGGACCCAATGCCAATGTGGCTCAATTAGGAGGATATTCATCAGCCGGAGTGCCTAGTGTAAGTCCTGTAGATGGAATAAAAAATATTTTTGGTTCAACAGCCACTATTCGTTATGCGAAAGGTTGTACACTTACCGGTACTGATAAAACTGGTTTTGATGAGGCTGTCAATATTGCAAAACAATCAGATATAACCGTATTGGTGATGGGAGGACAATATAGTGTGACTGGTGGTGAATCGCAAGACCGAATCGATTTAAACTTGATGGGTGTTCAAGAAGAACTTATAAAAACAATCAGCAGTTTGGGCAAACCTGTTATTGTTGTGTTGGATGATAGCCGACCTGTAACTATGTTAAACTGGATTGATAAAGTGGATGCCGTTTTGCAAATGTTTCCTGCTGGAGAAGAAGGAGGTAATGCTCTTGCCGAAATATTGGCGGGGAAAGTGAACCCATCGGGTAAGACTACCGTAACTATACCAAGACATACAGGGCAGATTCCATTGACACAAATTACTCGTCCTTATGGAAGGGAAGGAAGTGTTGCGGAGTATCCAGAAACTAAAGTCAATGGAATTGTTTCTAAAGATAGATATTACTGTTTATATCCTTTCGGTTTCGGATTGTCTTATACCACGTTTCAATATGGAGGAATCAAATTTGCAAAAGATAAATTTTCAATAGATGAAAAGATAGAATTGTCTGTAAATATTACCAATACAGGCAGTAGAGATGGAGACGAAATAGTACAATTATATTTTACGAATTTGCATACTAAGCATATTACCCAAGCACCTAGACAGTTGAGGGCGTTTCAACGTGTAAGTATTCCAGCTGGAGGGACACAAACTGTAACTTTTACATTAAATTCATCTGATTTGAGCTATTTGGATGAAAATCTAAAACCAAAAGTAGATGCCGGTGATTTTGAAATATTTGTTGGAGGAAATAGTGTGGATGGTGTTACCAATAAATTTACATTGGTATCAAAAAAATAG